Proteins co-encoded in one candidate division WOR-3 bacterium genomic window:
- a CDS encoding T9SS type A sorting domain-containing protein — MLKYNFLLLLFITIIVTSLDMGLYGLDAHLDPTDGEFQRHSLEELPPSIRPFSFDTKNPSTKGDSLKCTLVGGWFRGPSHTLKVVDSLAYIGDGRYFKIINVKNPSSPELLGTITTASFVWNVYVSGNYAYIANDGDGLMIIDVSDPQNPFEAAFFHTSTPTYYSTVTCVHVSGNYAYLANGWDGLRILDVSDPENPWQVGICNTPGFAEGVYVSGNYAYVADWWNGLRIINVSNPANPSEVGYYDTESYANRVCVSGSYAYVADYNDGIRIIDVSNPAGPWEIGYYDTGQEAYDVFVKNNYAYVADRRDGLRIINVSNPANPSEVGYYDTNDYAVAVHVTDNYAYVADYSDGLRIINVSNPANPSEVGYYDTGGLSIDVCVSDNYLYVAAFTDGLRIIDVSDPAHPVEIGHLDTGNETNGVFVSGNYAYLADDWGGLRIINVSDPASPWETGIYNAGWLANDVYVSDIYAYVAEGFGNIGGLRIIDISNPANPWEVGYCATSEAYGVYVAGNYAYVADYWKGLRIIDISNPTSPFEVGQYDTDGYAKDVYIKGNYAYVADGSCGLRNIDVSDPANPFEVGFYMPPLSTPKGIYISGDYAYIANWSEGLRVVEISNPAIPIETGYYDTGDYAEGICVSDGYVYVADYNDGVYIIRYDTSGIADISTTPNGLIFDYSTKKSEGLSCPSEYQIANSRIDEQLLDRIRKSPKQELIPILIKMSEQLNSDVLSVRATGLAKQERREWVSAQLKSLAQQTQKALLLYLESEKQRGNAKDVRSLWIVNAVSVKATKDVINRLSVMPGVSQISYDGNYFHILGKPGSYSGKRPADPDRAIVWGVQKIRADQVWPLGYTGDGIIIGNIDTGVNYNHTDLADHMWNGGALYPHHGWDFVNKDNDPMDDNGHGTHTAGTVAGDGTSGTQTGVAPDAQIMALKVLNASGSGNFSDMADAIQFAIIHGADAISMSIGAEDPSNSTKDYCRNMCNNAFAADLPMAVAAGNGISGSPGSHYNVPHDISTPGDVPAPWYGSAGHSAVLTVGATNSSNVVANFSSYGPTEWNTETYHDYSYPPGLMKPDVSAPGVNVISLMHNDNSGYTIGWDGTSMATPHLAGTIALMLEKNPLLTCKEIDSIISNFGVVDLGNPGRDSLYGAGRIDAYDAVVATPATSARKGTFYTLNAPSATLHLSVSSITWSASWIKDVSPTAAAIGIGDSTAIDVYVDSVGIPAPGTYWDTLWIYSNDPDENPYPEPICLITGIVGIEEEKKTMQLPATNHMCLIGPNPFKSATKISYTVAKASNVKVEVYNVLGQQIKTLVNKKLTPGYYETIWYSKDDRGRRVPAGVYFMQLTVNDENLTKKLILTR, encoded by the coding sequence ATGCTAAAATACAATTTTCTTCTTTTGTTGTTCATTACCATAATTGTAACGAGTTTAGATATGGGACTCTACGGTTTGGATGCACATCTTGATCCTACAGATGGCGAATTTCAGCGTCATTCTTTGGAAGAACTCCCCCCTTCAATTCGTCCTTTTTCTTTTGATACGAAGAACCCCTCCACTAAAGGGGACAGTTTGAAGTGCACACTTGTTGGTGGTTGGTTCAGAGGACCCTCCCACACACTCAAGGTTGTCGACAGCCTTGCTTATATAGGGGATGGTAGATATTTCAAAATTATCAATGTAAAGAATCCTTCTTCTCCAGAATTACTTGGGACGATTACAACGGCTAGTTTTGTATGGAACGTTTATGTTTCAGGTAACTATGCCTATATTGCCAACGATGGCGATGGACTTATGATAATAGATGTGTCTGATCCCCAAAATCCTTTTGAAGCTGCATTTTTTCATACATCTACACCCACATACTACAGTACTGTAACGTGTGTTCATGTATCAGGCAACTACGCCTATTTGGCAAATGGTTGGGATGGACTCAGAATTTTGGATGTATCAGACCCTGAGAATCCTTGGCAGGTAGGTATCTGCAATACACCAGGTTTTGCAGAAGGAGTTTATGTTTCGGGTAATTATGCCTACGTCGCAGATTGGTGGAACGGTCTCAGAATTATAAATGTATCAAACCCTGCTAACCCTTCAGAAGTAGGGTATTATGATACAGAGAGCTATGCAAACCGTGTTTGTGTATCGGGTAGTTATGCTTATGTAGCTGATTATAACGACGGCATTAGGATAATAGATGTATCAAACCCTGCCGGTCCTTGGGAAATAGGATACTATGATACTGGACAGGAGGCATATGATGTCTTTGTCAAGAATAACTACGCCTATGTTGCAGATCGCAGGGATGGTCTCAGAATTATAAATGTATCAAACCCTGCTAACCCTTCAGAGGTAGGGTATTATGACACAAACGATTATGCAGTCGCCGTTCATGTTACAGATAACTACGCCTATGTTGCAGATTACAGCGATGGTCTCAGAATTATAAATGTATCAAACCCTGCTAACCCTTCAGAGGTAGGGTATTATGACACAGGTGGTTTGTCAATAGATGTTTGTGTTTCGGACAACTATCTCTATGTTGCAGCTTTCACTGATGGCCTCAGGATCATAGATGTATCCGATCCTGCTCACCCTGTAGAAATAGGACACTTGGATACAGGGAATGAAACAAATGGTGTTTTTGTTTCAGGTAATTATGCTTATCTTGCAGATGACTGGGGTGGCCTCAGGATTATAAATGTTTCAGACCCTGCCAGTCCATGGGAAACAGGAATCTATAATGCCGGTTGGCTTGCAAATGATGTCTATGTATCAGATATTTATGCTTATGTTGCAGAGGGTTTTGGCAATATCGGCGGTCTCAGGATTATAGATATATCAAATCCTGCTAATCCCTGGGAGGTGGGTTACTGCGCCACGAGTGAAGCATATGGTGTTTATGTTGCAGGCAACTATGCCTATGTGGCAGATTATTGGAAGGGCCTTAGAATAATTGATATATCCAATCCAACTAGCCCTTTTGAGGTAGGCCAGTATGATACAGATGGTTATGCGAAGGATGTTTATATTAAAGGTAATTATGCCTATGTGGCAGATGGTAGTTGTGGTCTCAGAAATATAGATGTATCTGATCCTGCCAATCCTTTTGAAGTGGGCTTTTATATGCCTCCGCTCAGTACACCCAAAGGCATCTATATTTCAGGTGATTATGCTTATATTGCAAACTGGAGTGAGGGACTTCGAGTCGTAGAAATATCAAACCCGGCAATTCCCATAGAAACAGGTTACTATGATACAGGTGATTATGCAGAAGGTATCTGTGTTTCAGATGGTTATGTTTATGTCGCAGACTATAATGACGGAGTTTACATAATCCGTTATGATACCTCGGGCATTGCTGACATTAGCACTACTCCAAATGGGCTTATTTTTGACTACAGTACGAAAAAATCAGAAGGTCTATCCTGTCCGTCTGAATACCAAATAGCTAATTCCCGAATTGACGAGCAATTGTTGGATAGAATAAGAAAATCACCTAAGCAAGAATTGATTCCTATTCTCATCAAGATGTCTGAGCAGTTGAATAGCGACGTTCTTTCAGTCCGTGCTACTGGACTAGCAAAACAGGAACGAAGAGAATGGGTCAGTGCCCAGCTAAAATCATTGGCTCAACAGACCCAGAAAGCATTGCTTTTGTATTTAGAATCCGAAAAACAAAGAGGAAACGCAAAGGATGTACGTTCACTCTGGATTGTAAACGCTGTTTCAGTAAAAGCTACAAAGGATGTAATAAATAGACTTTCTGTTATGCCGGGGGTAAGTCAAATATCCTATGATGGCAATTACTTTCATATTTTGGGCAAACCTGGTTCTTACAGTGGCAAAAGACCTGCAGATCCTGATAGAGCAATAGTTTGGGGTGTTCAAAAGATCAGGGCGGATCAGGTTTGGCCATTGGGTTATACTGGTGATGGTATTATCATTGGCAATATTGACACGGGCGTTAATTATAATCATACTGATCTTGCTGACCATATGTGGAATGGTGGTGCTTTGTATCCACATCACGGCTGGGATTTTGTCAATAAGGATAATGATCCAATGGATGATAATGGACACGGTACACATACAGCAGGAACTGTAGCAGGAGATGGCACTTCAGGTACCCAGACCGGTGTTGCACCAGATGCTCAGATAATGGCGCTCAAGGTTTTAAATGCAAGTGGCAGCGGAAATTTCTCGGATATGGCAGATGCTATTCAATTTGCCATAATTCACGGCGCCGATGCCATTAGTATGTCCATTGGTGCCGAAGATCCGAGTAATTCTACCAAGGATTACTGTCGTAATATGTGTAACAATGCCTTTGCTGCTGATCTGCCGATGGCGGTTGCCGCAGGGAATGGTATCTCAGGCTCACCTGGTTCTCATTATAATGTCCCTCACGATATAAGTACGCCGGGGGATGTTCCAGCTCCCTGGTATGGCAGTGCTGGTCACAGTGCAGTCCTGACAGTAGGTGCGACCAACAGCAGCAATGTTGTTGCCAACTTTTCCAGTTATGGTCCGACTGAATGGAACACAGAGACCTACCATGACTATTCCTATCCTCCCGGATTAATGAAACCGGATGTGAGTGCACCGGGTGTAAATGTTATCTCCTTGATGCACAATGACAACAGTGGGTATACTATTGGTTGGGACGGTACTTCAATGGCAACACCCCATCTTGCCGGAACCATTGCATTGATGCTGGAGAAGAATCCTTTACTAACGTGTAAGGAAATAGATAGTATTATTAGCAACTTCGGAGTTGTTGATTTGGGTAATCCTGGAAGAGATAGTCTTTATGGTGCAGGTCGGATAGACGCATACGACGCCGTTGTAGCAACCCCTGCAACGAGTGCTAGAAAAGGAACTTTTTATACGTTGAATGCTCCTTCTGCAACATTGCACCTAAGTGTTTCTTCAATCACCTGGTCTGCTTCGTGGATAAAAGACGTGAGTCCCACTGCGGCCGCAATTGGCATAGGGGATTCCACTGCAATTGATGTATATGTGGACTCTGTTGGTATACCAGCGCCTGGCACATACTGGGACACCTTATGGATCTATTCTAATGACCCGGATGAAAATCCGTATCCTGAGCCGATTTGTCTAATAACAGGAATTGTTGGTATCGAAGAAGAAAAAAAGACAATGCAATTACCAGCGACAAATCACATGTGCCTAATTGGCCCTAATCCTTTCAAATCAGCAACCAAAATTAGTTATACCGTAGCAAAAGCGAGTAATGTAAAAGTTGAGGTCTATAATGTCTTAGGGCAGCAAATAAAGACTTTAGTTAATAAGAAACTTACACCGGGTTATTATGAGACAATTTGGTACAGCAAAGACGATAGAGGTCGGCGAGTTCCCGCTGGTGTCTATTTTATGCAATTGACTGTAAACGATGAGAATCTAACCAAAAAGCTAATCCTCACAAGATAA
- the hypD gene encoding hydrogenase formation protein HypD: MNSYVNKVIRILSKLDTGDINLMEVCGTHTMAIARSGIKELLPSNINLLSGPGCPVCVTPQHTIDYAIALAQQKNVVITTFGDMVRVPGSKQSLESFGPKIVYSALDALTIAEQNPKKDVVFLGVGFETTSPTIAATVVTAKEKGLQNFYVLPAFKLIPPALDFIARAPRINVHGFILPGHVSVIIGSEPYKFLADKYHLPGCITGFEPIDILHGILDLTKQIAEKEAKITIEYKRVVKPTGNKKALEILKKVFEVCDAEWRGIGTIKNSGLTFTKEFKHFNVHDKYKLDVPEYAEPKGCICGKVLLGIKRPLDCALFGKKCTPLSPVGPCMVSSEGSCAAYYKYGIHPPRRG; the protein is encoded by the coding sequence ATGAACAGTTATGTAAACAAAGTAATACGTATCCTTTCGAAATTGGACACCGGCGACATCAATCTTATGGAGGTCTGCGGCACCCATACAATGGCAATTGCAAGATCAGGTATCAAAGAATTGCTTCCATCAAATATAAATCTTCTGTCCGGACCCGGCTGTCCTGTCTGCGTCACCCCCCAGCATACAATAGACTATGCAATCGCCCTGGCGCAGCAGAAGAACGTCGTAATAACGACATTCGGTGATATGGTAAGGGTGCCGGGCTCAAAACAGAGCCTGGAGTCATTCGGCCCGAAAATCGTCTATTCAGCACTCGACGCCCTGACAATTGCGGAACAGAATCCGAAAAAAGACGTGGTCTTTCTCGGGGTGGGATTTGAAACGACTTCTCCAACCATCGCCGCCACGGTCGTCACGGCGAAGGAAAAAGGTCTCCAGAATTTTTATGTACTGCCCGCCTTCAAACTCATTCCCCCGGCGCTCGACTTTATCGCCCGGGCGCCGCGGATAAATGTACACGGTTTTATCCTGCCGGGCCACGTTTCCGTGATAATCGGTTCTGAACCGTACAAATTCCTGGCTGATAAATATCATCTTCCCGGCTGCATAACCGGTTTTGAACCGATAGATATACTTCACGGCATCCTTGACCTGACAAAACAGATTGCCGAAAAAGAAGCGAAGATCACCATAGAATACAAGCGCGTGGTGAAACCGACCGGCAATAAGAAAGCATTGGAAATTCTCAAAAAAGTCTTTGAAGTATGTGATGCTGAATGGCGCGGTATCGGTACAATAAAAAATTCAGGTCTGACTTTCACCAAAGAGTTCAAACACTTCAATGTACACGACAAATATAAATTAGACGTACCTGAATATGCCGAACCAAAAGGTTGCATCTGCGGAAAAGTGCTGCTGGGCATAAAACGTCCTCTGGACTGTGCACTATTCGGCAAAAAGTGCACCCCCCTGTCACCGGTAGGACCGTGCATGGTCTCGTCAGAAGGTTCCTGTGCCGCATACTACAAATACGGAATTCATCCGCCGCGGCGTGGCTGA
- a CDS encoding IS3 family transposase, with the protein MKKNRGVIRDKVTAVESLKQAGYTVRAACQALGFSRSGYYASRHFRGATEKVLGRDEERLVALIKGLKGKHPFWGYRRVWAWLRYRAGMVVNQKRVRRLMKEHGLMVLQKVYKSKRESFRSKPRPDRPKQIWGIDMTKFIVNALGWVYLVLVLDWYTKKVVGWHISLRSKTADWKRALDMAVNREFPAGVRDAGLKLVSDNGSQPTSVSFMRDMASLGIEQIFTTYDNPKGNADTERMMRTIKEEVIWLNEFETLEQAKVTIGRWIENDYNRLYVHSALGYRSPEEFEALYNQNKLVKVA; encoded by the coding sequence ATTAAAAAAAACCGCGGAGTTATTCGGGACAAAGTGACGGCAGTGGAATCATTAAAGCAAGCTGGGTACACCGTCCGAGCGGCGTGCCAGGCATTAGGGTTTTCCCGGAGTGGTTATTATGCCTCAAGACATTTTAGGGGGGCTACCGAGAAGGTTTTGGGCCGTGATGAGGAGAGATTGGTTGCTCTAATTAAAGGGCTAAAAGGGAAGCATCCGTTTTGGGGTTATCGTCGGGTCTGGGCGTGGTTGCGGTATCGTGCGGGTATGGTGGTGAATCAGAAGCGGGTGCGTCGGTTGATGAAGGAGCATGGTTTGATGGTATTACAGAAGGTTTATAAATCAAAGAGGGAGTCATTCAGGAGTAAGCCTCGGCCGGATCGTCCTAAGCAGATCTGGGGTATTGATATGACCAAATTTATTGTTAATGCCCTGGGTTGGGTTTATTTAGTGCTTGTGCTTGATTGGTATACGAAGAAGGTTGTGGGTTGGCATATTTCCTTACGGAGTAAGACTGCGGATTGGAAGCGGGCATTGGATATGGCGGTTAACCGGGAGTTTCCTGCGGGGGTGCGTGATGCGGGATTAAAGTTGGTGAGCGATAATGGTTCGCAGCCGACCTCGGTGAGTTTTATGCGGGATATGGCGAGTTTGGGGATTGAGCAGATATTTACCACCTATGACAATCCGAAAGGAAATGCGGATACCGAGCGGATGATGCGGACGATCAAAGAGGAGGTTATCTGGCTTAATGAGTTTGAGACGCTTGAGCAGGCAAAGGTGACGATCGGGCGATGGATTGAGAATGATTATAACCGATTATATGTGCATAGTGCGTTAGGTTATCGGAGTCCTGAAGAATTTGAGGCACTCTATAACCAGAATAAATTGGTTAAGGTAGCATGA
- a CDS encoding tetratricopeptide repeat protein, with product MKAKISSKSAIIDHRTKPKRKITEPFILKTKLILPMIKENTISRPRLVSLLKKNLNKKLILIIADAGYGKTTLVTQFLFQKRPPYVFYDLETNDQCLSAFLFYLIEAIGKLQTGLGERTRTLLLHLENITSHIEMVMGTLINEIVEKRKEQMFIILDDLHTIPEASFIYQALDYFIEHLPSNVHVIISSRTSPPLLSLARWRSKQDVFELTREDLRFTEKEIKSLLKNIYKTTLGSEELKELVLHTEGWSTGLQMILQHTGAERIKKSLNSYLESNVPLFDYFANEILRNETKKRKEFLLKSSLLEYLSPDACCAVTTIENSNEVLKSLVQNNLFTTLVSSRPRIYKYHYLFREFLKHELSKVVSSKELRNLHMNAAKFYIKKRIWDRAIHHLIESMAYEQTAMIIEKIGADLVYSGRVNLLYHWLESLPDKTVTARPRLLIYKAKILQQWGKWDESLEFFMKARRIFHGTGKQSGEAEALFNISSICYNRGIYKKAIRLAKEAIDLIEDTDNCLKAKLLNQLAGAYYSLYDYELVEQTLKKALFLCHRFHYPKLLVQTKANLAALYYATGKISQALDIYRYLLQSNNFVHNNPPLAITCYCNSAEIYLARGEFESAREPLEKALQLGKEINYKEGQSYALAITGNFYRLAGDYENALNFYNQALELNVDMKQEYINHIILFGMAQCYQLKGELDKAEEFVKSCLTAEQKDELFMASLSLVLGEIALRHNQYEKAEEIFLQSHRVFQKKGPEYNRMLNHFQLANLYWARRNTTKMKEHLKQAIAIAKQERYDGFLIDEINRNPRILGWIRNENIDDAYISVIAKRIQRSNYLEISMLGTFQVKTSGILVTSKMWKTRKAKSIAAYLFAHRNEITTRDCLLDIYFSNYGPKKAAHNLVTSLHFIKKAIGENILIYQRGGYCINSKASVSYDVDEFLQMVQIGDKYKTEKNNEESVKQYLKAVEIYKGDYLEDIYDNWCETSREYYRSIYLRILTLLGEYFYSRGEYEQSMKYYHMMLEKDKYMEDAHCGIMKCYSQVGNRKGVVQQFQKLVTVLQNELGLEPLPETKKLYNRLIQ from the coding sequence ATGAAAGCAAAAATATCTTCAAAGTCAGCAATTATTGACCATCGTACGAAGCCAAAGAGAAAAATTACAGAACCATTTATTTTAAAAACTAAACTTATCTTACCGATGATTAAAGAGAATACAATCTCTCGTCCTCGATTGGTTTCATTACTTAAAAAAAATCTTAACAAGAAGTTAATTCTTATCATCGCTGATGCAGGATATGGTAAGACAACTCTGGTTACCCAATTCCTGTTTCAGAAGAGACCACCGTATGTATTCTATGATCTTGAAACAAATGATCAATGCCTTTCGGCTTTTCTTTTTTACCTTATTGAAGCAATAGGAAAGTTGCAGACTGGACTTGGTGAGAGAACAAGGACTCTCCTATTACACCTAGAGAATATCACCAGCCACATCGAGATGGTAATGGGGACTTTAATAAATGAGATTGTTGAGAAAAGGAAAGAGCAAATGTTCATAATCCTAGATGACTTGCACACAATTCCCGAAGCAAGTTTTATCTATCAAGCACTCGACTATTTTATTGAACATTTGCCCAGTAACGTGCATGTCATCATATCATCACGTACTTCTCCGCCATTACTCTCCTTGGCACGATGGCGTTCAAAGCAGGATGTTTTTGAATTAACCAGGGAGGATCTAAGATTTACTGAAAAAGAGATAAAATCTTTGCTCAAAAACATATATAAGACAACGCTTGGCTCAGAAGAGTTAAAAGAACTTGTCCTACATACTGAAGGTTGGTCAACTGGTTTGCAGATGATACTACAACATACAGGTGCCGAGCGGATAAAAAAGAGCTTGAACAGTTATCTTGAATCCAATGTTCCACTTTTTGACTATTTTGCCAATGAGATATTAAGAAATGAAACAAAGAAAAGAAAGGAATTCTTGTTAAAATCCTCGCTGTTGGAATACCTCAGTCCGGATGCGTGCTGTGCGGTTACCACAATAGAAAACTCTAATGAGGTGCTGAAATCATTGGTGCAAAATAACCTTTTTACAACATTGGTTTCATCTCGCCCCCGAATTTATAAATATCATTATCTCTTCCGGGAATTCCTTAAGCACGAATTAAGCAAGGTGGTTTCTTCAAAAGAATTACGCAACCTCCATATGAATGCCGCGAAGTTTTACATCAAGAAAAGAATTTGGGACAGGGCGATTCACCATCTTATTGAATCAATGGCTTATGAGCAAACGGCAATGATAATCGAAAAAATTGGTGCGGATCTAGTGTATTCCGGTCGGGTTAACCTCCTTTATCACTGGCTTGAATCTCTGCCTGACAAAACTGTGACGGCACGTCCACGGCTCCTCATCTATAAGGCAAAGATTCTACAACAGTGGGGTAAATGGGATGAATCACTTGAATTTTTTATGAAAGCCAGGAGAATTTTCCACGGAACGGGCAAGCAAAGTGGCGAAGCAGAGGCATTATTCAACATCAGTAGTATATGTTATAATCGAGGTATTTATAAAAAGGCGATAAGATTGGCAAAAGAAGCTATCGATTTGATTGAAGATACAGACAATTGTCTTAAAGCGAAACTTTTGAACCAGTTGGCTGGAGCATACTACTCCCTGTACGATTATGAGTTAGTGGAACAGACCTTGAAGAAAGCACTGTTTTTATGCCATAGATTCCATTACCCCAAACTTCTGGTTCAAACAAAGGCTAATCTTGCAGCATTATATTACGCCACTGGTAAAATATCACAGGCACTCGATATTTACCGTTATCTGCTTCAGTCAAATAACTTTGTTCACAATAATCCGCCTTTGGCAATAACTTGCTATTGCAATTCTGCTGAAATATATCTAGCAAGGGGCGAGTTTGAATCGGCAAGAGAACCTTTGGAAAAAGCCCTGCAACTTGGCAAAGAAATCAATTACAAAGAGGGACAGAGTTATGCCCTGGCTATTACGGGGAATTTCTATCGATTGGCTGGTGACTATGAGAATGCCCTTAACTTTTATAATCAAGCATTGGAATTGAATGTAGATATGAAGCAGGAATATATCAACCACATAATTCTGTTTGGTATGGCGCAATGTTATCAATTGAAAGGAGAATTGGACAAAGCTGAAGAGTTTGTCAAAAGTTGTTTGACAGCAGAGCAAAAAGATGAATTGTTTATGGCTTCTTTGTCTCTTGTTCTTGGTGAAATAGCACTTCGCCATAATCAATATGAGAAGGCTGAGGAGATTTTCTTACAAAGCCATAGGGTTTTTCAGAAAAAAGGACCTGAATACAATAGGATGCTAAACCACTTTCAGCTTGCAAATCTCTACTGGGCAAGGCGGAATACTACGAAAATGAAAGAACATCTCAAACAAGCTATCGCAATTGCTAAACAAGAAAGATACGATGGTTTCTTGATCGACGAGATAAATAGAAACCCAAGGATTCTTGGATGGATAAGAAATGAGAATATCGACGACGCATATATTTCTGTTATTGCCAAAAGAATTCAACGAAGCAACTATCTTGAAATTTCTATGCTTGGTACCTTTCAAGTAAAAACCAGCGGTATTCTTGTCACTAGCAAAATGTGGAAAACACGGAAAGCAAAGTCAATTGCTGCCTATTTGTTTGCCCACCGAAACGAAATCACTACCCGGGATTGTTTACTCGACATATATTTCTCTAATTATGGCCCTAAGAAAGCCGCTCATAACTTAGTGACATCGCTCCATTTTATTAAAAAAGCTATTGGGGAAAATATTCTCATTTATCAAAGAGGAGGTTATTGCATCAATTCCAAGGCCTCTGTGTCGTACGATGTTGATGAGTTTCTGCAAATGGTTCAAATTGGAGATAAATATAAAACCGAGAAAAATAATGAAGAATCAGTGAAACAATACCTGAAAGCAGTGGAGATATATAAGGGAGACTATCTTGAAGATATCTATGATAACTGGTGTGAAACATCCAGAGAATATTACCGCTCTATATATCTCAGGATATTAACGCTTTTGGGAGAGTATTTTTACAGTCGCGGCGAATACGAGCAGAGTATGAAGTACTATCATATGATGCTCGAAAAGGATAAATATATGGAAGACGCTCACTGTGGAATAATGAAGTGCTATTCGCAGGTCGGCAATCGAAAAGGTGTGGTTCAGCAATTTCAGAAACTTGTTACAGTTTTGCAAAATGAATTGGGACTTGAGCCACTTCCCGAGACCAAGAAACTCTATAATCGTTTAATTCAATAA
- a CDS encoding sensor domain-containing diguanylate cyclase — protein sequence MDTGTFINILLGAIIVTIAIILIATLSKSKKKSKVLNHVDILADELDRHKKENLHLQAELKRINSMDNLFFASMIRLTSRLNPSDIAKEITGLLMHSLDAEEVAVFLADPEERRLTIIDQRGLKDDWIPKLVYDLRDEKTNSKVTFCFLQKHPITKRDHILGLKEPYPIFNPDICYPIFFQEKKFGVIAITRKQNLEERERNLLGVVSGIAGVALNNTRSFADITLTAHTDPLTRLFNIGYFRDKLDKELNRAKRFQHNLAVSIIDLDNFKTYNDTYGHQAGDHLLIQLSHIFKKHFDEMDTLARYGGDEFIVMCPEINKQELARIIGNLLHDLEMYDFTRGEKKVKVTFSAGVSSYPDDATNGAELIKLADQALYEAKGAGRNLVRVYHPKVDKI from the coding sequence ATGGACACGGGTACTTTCATCAATATCCTTCTCGGCGCGATAATTGTGACGATCGCGATAATCCTCATTGCGACGCTGTCCAAATCAAAAAAGAAATCAAAGGTGCTGAATCATGTCGATATCCTCGCCGACGAACTGGATAGACATAAAAAAGAGAACCTTCATCTTCAGGCCGAGTTAAAACGAATAAATTCCATGGACAACCTCTTCTTCGCATCAATGATAAGACTCACTTCGCGGCTCAACCCTTCTGATATCGCAAAAGAGATCACCGGTCTTTTAATGCACTCGCTGGATGCCGAAGAAGTAGCGGTCTTTCTCGCCGACCCAGAAGAACGGCGTCTTACAATCATTGACCAGCGCGGACTGAAAGACGACTGGATTCCCAAACTTGTCTATGATTTGAGAGATGAAAAAACAAACAGCAAAGTCACCTTCTGTTTTCTTCAAAAACACCCCATTACAAAACGCGACCATATCTTGGGACTGAAAGAGCCCTATCCGATATTCAATCCTGATATCTGCTACCCCATATTTTTTCAGGAAAAAAAATTCGGTGTCATCGCAATCACCCGGAAGCAGAATCTGGAAGAGAGAGAACGTAACTTACTCGGTGTGGTGTCGGGTATCGCCGGCGTCGCACTCAATAACACAAGAAGTTTCGCCGACATAACACTCACCGCCCATACAGATCCGTTGACCAGGTTGTTCAACATTGGTTATTTCCGGGATAAACTTGATAAAGAGCTCAATCGAGCAAAAAGATTCCAGCATAATCTGGCGGTCTCGATCATAGACCTTGATAATTTTAAAACATATAACGACACGTATGGGCATCAAGCCGGCGACCACCTGTTGATTCAACTGTCCCATATCTTTAAAAAGCACTTTGATGAAATGGATACGCTCGCGCGCTACGGAGGTGATGAATTTATTGTGATGTGTCCGGAAATAAATAAACAGGAACTGGCTCGAATCATCGGAAATCTCCTGCACGACCTTGAAATGTACGACTTCACACGGGGAGAGAAAAAGGTCAAAGTCACCTTCTCTGCCGGCGTATCCTCGTATCCGGACGACGCCACGAACGGTGCTGAATTAATAAAACTGGCCGACCAGGCGCTCTATGAAGCGAAAGGCGCCGGTCGCAACCTGGTACGGGTATATCATCCTAAAGTTGATAAGATATAA